The Salvelinus sp. IW2-2015 linkage group LG15, ASM291031v2, whole genome shotgun sequence genome includes a region encoding these proteins:
- the LOC111973670 gene encoding RNA exonuclease 1 homolog isoform X3, with amino-acid sequence MLSSIGFFAEIDCPFFRRDHCKRPHCLYKHDKDERGMFDNTLYGSPVTAAGVWKTHSTSINGAPQVNEAKDPCLLELERINKEIETVKNEVEKEQRRLSRYQTVQVDSERTGSKKVLIAKSETPGKDLNGNSVKSKHRQSTTVYSPARRKYVVDNSKPRTDLEYDPLSNFSASLRSSGCFEYKPGNEQKVRSGQGVKRMRENVCKEDQTKPPSQEFTASPASSNKLVDDSEEEEGVLIIDIPPLESDIKKCRAQKPCKITTNQSQEIKEEDHTVFVPTVAHAPLSIPLPVSTPGPEVVEVLSPPAVSEIVKDDNLNTYGLSSVSASRENEGEPSAESVFDDLSKCLENLRSESERIVCYQEAEATAESNCVPEPVSLKMSLSSLQTRHHNEPVTTDVNLLMAEPGLLERELAYNCVENSNHLQPNEVSYGHISSLPHNVLVPPSVSSPHKLPIETQRSEQPVAQSSAQSYWSPVQSVSSVPCLQKIPGQAPGLDFALPSPVPVANFVEQAATTVGFTQCQLLYGPTTSGTNGVELQSAPFEQPTVEAMNEHIVIDSSSEELEYSELSDSDTMEECYRIFMEEANKGDEGSTDQACTPVGAVDVETPGLAVKPKPLPGPRKRVAHVSRYTEPPVGKSKAQVIVPFRGGAPQLSNPSKIHQLQQRASVLSAALKGGQAFISSNSQRKMVMLPSPAHQASHQATHHPVQYLIHQPTHQTTMQNSCVNVIPVGTAIQVGNNLHFILXEGSYTLPITSANSPVTPVHTPVHTPVTPVPVQPQPTAYIPAKPIPTKRKAKTRPEVSAKVPHDVRQRYVNLFVEEFLKTSVTVQDAFEKALAEEKTVYDRSINKLKYLSVAVNALKRLKNQSTVSVKAGNETNVQLSKGNIPLNEKALWANGDVALYDSLKEHILSEEILTENNYPLQHPEKSGSAILYREDYKKAITDSLKRICCRCGATYSVNQVGKHTRKEECNYHYGKGVEKKVPGGVETRYSCCEGVAGCPGCQVFKLHVHDAVSLDGFVSTLPRPASDKGCPGVFSVDCEMCYTTQGLELARVTVVNSSLQVIYDTFVKPDNDVIDYNTRFSGINEADVKGTSSSIRDVQETLLSFVSAETILIGYGLESDLCALKS; translated from the exons ATGTTGTCTTCCATTGGGTTCTTCGCTGAAATAGACTGTCCATTTTTCAGACGTGACCACTGTAAGCGGCCCCACTGTCTGTACAAGCATGACAAAGACGAGCGAGGAATGTTTGACAACACCCTGTATGGCTCACCGGTAACAGCAGCAG GTGTTTGGAAAACTCATTCCACTTCCATCAATGGAGCTCCACAGGTCAATGAAGCCAAAGACCCTTGCCTTTTGGAGTTGGAGAGGATCAACAAAGAAATTGAGACTGTGAAGAATGAGGTTGAGAAGGAGCAAAGGAGATTATCTCGTTACCAAACTGTGCAGGTGGACAGTGAAAGAACAGGGTCCAAGAAAGTCTTGATTGCCAAATCTGAAACACCAGGTAAAGATCTGAATGGAAATAGCGTAAAGTCTAAACACAGGCAGTCAACTACAGTCTATTCTCCTGCCCGGAGGAAGTATGTGGTTGACAATTCCAAACCCAGGACTGATTTGGAATATGACCCCTTGTCCAACTTCTCAGCTTCTTTGCGATCTAGTGGTTGTTTTGAGTACAAACCAGGTAATGAGCAGAAAGTGAGAAGTGGGCAAGGTgtgaagaggatgagagagaatgtTTGTAAGGAGGACCAAACTAAGCCACCATCTCAAGAGTTCACTGCCTCACCAGCTAGTAGTAACAAGTTAGTTGATGActctgaagaagaagaaggggtCCTCATCATTGATATTCCACCTCTGGAGAGCGATATAAAGAAGTGTCGGGCTCAGAAGCCCTGTAAGATCACCACAAACCAATCACAGGAAATCAAAGAGGAAGACCACACTGTTTTTGTTCCTACTGTGGCTCATGCTCCACTTAGTATTCCACTTCCTGTGTCCACTCCTGGTCCTGAAGTAGTCGAAGTCCTATCCCCACCTGCAGTGTCTGAGATTGTGAAAGATGATAACCTCAACACTTATGGCCTATCTAGTGTTTCCGCTAGTCGGGAAAATGAAGGTGAACCGAGTGCTGAGAGTGTATTCGATGACTTGTCCAAATGCTTGGAAAACCTGCGGAGTGAAAGTGAGAGAATAGTTTGTTACCAAGAGGCTGAAGCCACTGCGGAAAGCAATTGTGTCCCAGAACCTGTGTCTCTCAAAATGAGTCTATCATCCTTACAGACACGTCACCATAATGAGCCAGTTACGACTGATGTCAACTTACTGATGGCAGAACCTGGATTGCTTGAACGTGAGCTTGCCTACAACTGTGTTGAGAACAGTAACCATCTTCAACCCAATGAAGTCTCATATGGACATATATCTTCACTACCTCATAATGTTTtagtccctccctctgtctcctccccccATAAACtccccattgagacccagagaaGTGAGCAGCCAGTAGCACAGAGCTCTGCTCAGAGTTACTGGTCACCTGTACAAAGTGTATCATCAGTGCCATGTCTGCAGAAAATACCAGGCCAAGCGCCAGGGCTTGATTTTGCCCTGCCTAGTCCAGTTCCGGTAGCAAATTTTGTAGAGCAAGCGGCCACTACCGTGGGTTTCACCCAATGCCAGCTGTTATATGGGCCAACTACGTCAGGGACTAATGGAGTAGAATTACAATCTGCTCCTTTTGAGCAGCCTACTGTGGAAGCAATGAATGAACACATTGTTATTGATTCAAGTTCTGAGGAGCTCGAGTATTCAGAGTTATCTGATAGTGACACAATGGAGGAATGCTATCGTATCTTCATGGAGGAAGCCAACAAGGGTGATGAGGGATCGACAGACCAGGCTTGTACACCT GTAGGAGCTGTGGATGTGGAGACACCAGGGTTAGCAGTGAAACCCAAACCGTTGCCAGGACCCAGGAAGAGGGTGGCCCATGTGTCCAGATATACTGAG CCACCGGTGGGCAAAAGCAAAGCCCAGGTGATCGTTCCTTTCCGAGGAGGAGCCCCCCAGTTGTCCAACCCCTCTAAGATCCATCAACTGCAGCAGAGGGCCTCCGTTTTGTCCGCTGCTCTGAAAGGAGGCCAGGCGTTCATCTCCTCCAACTCACAGAGAAAAATGGTGATGCTGCCTTCTCCTGCTCATCAGGCCAGTCATCAGGCCACCCACCATCCAGTTCAATACCTCATTCACCAGCCAACTCACCAAACTACTATGCAAAACT CCTGTGTGAACGTCATACCTGTGGGAACAGCCATCCAGGTGGGCAACAACCTGCATTTCATCCTCYCAGAGGGAAGCTACACTCTGCCCATCACTTCAGCTAATTCTCCAGTCACCCCAGTCCATACCCCAGTCCATACTCCAGTTACCCCTGTTCCTGTACAACCTCAGCCTACTGCCTATATCCCTGCTAAG CCCATTCCTACCAAACGAAAAGCCAAGACGCGTCCTGAGGTCAGCGCCAAAGTCCCACATGATGTACGGCAGCGCTATGTAAACCTGTTTGTAGAGGAATTCCTCAAAACGTCCGTCACTGTACAAGATGCTTTTGAAAAG GCTCTTGCTGAGGAGAAGACTGTGTATGATCGCAGCATCAACAAACTCAAGTATCTGAGTGTTGCAGTGAATGCACTGAAGAGGCTGAAGAACCAGAGCACCGTCTCTGTCAAAG CTGGAAATGAAACTAATGTCCAGCTGTCCAAAGGAAATATTCCACTCAATGAAAAAGCACTTTGGGCAAATG GAGATGTTGCATTGTATGACAGTTTGAAGGAGCACATTCTGTCAGAGGAGATATTGACGGAGAATAACTATCCTCTTCAGCACCCAGAGAAATCTGGCAGTGCCATACTGTACCGTGAAGACTATAAAAAGGCAATCACTGATT CTTTGAAGAGGATTTGCTGTCGGTGTGGGGCCACTTACTCTGTGAACCAAGTGGGAAAGCACACTCGCAAGGAGGAGTGCAACTACCACTATGGGAAAGGAGTTGAGAAGAAGG TTCCAGGTGGAGTGGAAACCCGCTACAGCTGCTGTGAAGGTGTGGCTGGGTGCCCTGGATGCCAAGTCTTCAAG CTGCATGTCCATGATGCAGTTAGCCTGGATGGCTTTGTCAGTACCCTTCCTAGGCCTGCCTCTGACAAGGGATGCCCGGGTGTGTTCTCAGTCGACTGTGAAATG tgCTATACCACTCAAGGTCTAGAGCTGGCCAGAGTGACTGTTGTTAACTCCAGTTTGCAGGTCATCTATGACACCTTTGTGAAACCTGATAATGACGTCATTGACTACAACACCAG GTTTTCAGGCATCAATGAAGCTGATGTGAAAGGAACAAGCTCGTCCATCCGAGACGTTCAGGAGACTCTACTGAGCTTTGTCAGTGCAGAGACTATACTGATCGGCTACGGCTTGGAATCTGACCTCTGTGCACTGAAG TCCTGA
- the LOC111973670 gene encoding RNA exonuclease 1 homolog isoform X1 — protein MLSSIGFFAEIDCPFFRRDHCKRPHCLYKHDKDERGMFDNTLYGSPVTAAGVWKTHSTSINGAPQVNEAKDPCLLELERINKEIETVKNEVEKEQRRLSRYQTVQVDSERTGSKKVLIAKSETPGKDLNGNSVKSKHRQSTTVYSPARRKYVVDNSKPRTDLEYDPLSNFSASLRSSGCFEYKPGNEQKVRSGQGVKRMRENVCKEDQTKPPSQEFTASPASSNKLVDDSEEEEGVLIIDIPPLESDIKKCRAQKPCKITTNQSQEIKEEDHTVFVPTVAHAPLSIPLPVSTPGPEVVEVLSPPAVSEIVKDDNLNTYGLSSVSASRENEGEPSAESVFDDLSKCLENLRSESERIVCYQEAEATAESNCVPEPVSLKMSLSSLQTRHHNEPVTTDVNLLMAEPGLLERELAYNCVENSNHLQPNEVSYGHISSLPHNVLVPPSVSSPHKLPIETQRSEQPVAQSSAQSYWSPVQSVSSVPCLQKIPGQAPGLDFALPSPVPVANFVEQAATTVGFTQCQLLYGPTTSGTNGVELQSAPFEQPTVEAMNEHIVIDSSSEELEYSELSDSDTMEECYRIFMEEANKGDEGSTDQACTPVGAVDVETPGLAVKPKPLPGPRKRVAHVSRYTEPPVGKSKAQVIVPFRGGAPQLSNPSKIHQLQQRASVLSAALKGGQAFISSNSQRKMVMLPSPAHQASHQATHHPVQYLIHQPTHQTTMQNSCVNVIPVGTAIQVGNNLHFILXEGSYTLPITSANSPVTPVHTPVHTPVTPVPVQPQPTAYIPAKPIPTKRKAKTRPEVSAKVPHDVRQRYVNLFVEEFLKTSVTVQDAFEKALAEEKTVYDRSINKLKYLSVAVNALKRLKNQSTVSVKAGNETNVQLSKGNIPLNEKALWANGDVALYDSLKEHILSEEILTENNYPLQHPEKSGSAILYREDYKKAITDSLKRICCRCGATYSVNQVGKHTRKEECNYHYGKGVEKKVPGGVETRYSCCEGVAGCPGCQVFKLHVHDAVSLDGFVSTLPRPASDKGCPGVFSVDCEMCYTTQGLELARVTVVNSSLQVIYDTFVKPDNDVIDYNTRFSGINEADVKGTSSSIRDVQETLLSFVSAETILIGYGLESDLCALKLLHGTVVDTSVSFPHRLGLPHKMTLHNLTADYLRRIIQESVGGHDSAEDAAACMELMLWKVKEDGKTKRW, from the exons ATGTTGTCTTCCATTGGGTTCTTCGCTGAAATAGACTGTCCATTTTTCAGACGTGACCACTGTAAGCGGCCCCACTGTCTGTACAAGCATGACAAAGACGAGCGAGGAATGTTTGACAACACCCTGTATGGCTCACCGGTAACAGCAGCAG GTGTTTGGAAAACTCATTCCACTTCCATCAATGGAGCTCCACAGGTCAATGAAGCCAAAGACCCTTGCCTTTTGGAGTTGGAGAGGATCAACAAAGAAATTGAGACTGTGAAGAATGAGGTTGAGAAGGAGCAAAGGAGATTATCTCGTTACCAAACTGTGCAGGTGGACAGTGAAAGAACAGGGTCCAAGAAAGTCTTGATTGCCAAATCTGAAACACCAGGTAAAGATCTGAATGGAAATAGCGTAAAGTCTAAACACAGGCAGTCAACTACAGTCTATTCTCCTGCCCGGAGGAAGTATGTGGTTGACAATTCCAAACCCAGGACTGATTTGGAATATGACCCCTTGTCCAACTTCTCAGCTTCTTTGCGATCTAGTGGTTGTTTTGAGTACAAACCAGGTAATGAGCAGAAAGTGAGAAGTGGGCAAGGTgtgaagaggatgagagagaatgtTTGTAAGGAGGACCAAACTAAGCCACCATCTCAAGAGTTCACTGCCTCACCAGCTAGTAGTAACAAGTTAGTTGATGActctgaagaagaagaaggggtCCTCATCATTGATATTCCACCTCTGGAGAGCGATATAAAGAAGTGTCGGGCTCAGAAGCCCTGTAAGATCACCACAAACCAATCACAGGAAATCAAAGAGGAAGACCACACTGTTTTTGTTCCTACTGTGGCTCATGCTCCACTTAGTATTCCACTTCCTGTGTCCACTCCTGGTCCTGAAGTAGTCGAAGTCCTATCCCCACCTGCAGTGTCTGAGATTGTGAAAGATGATAACCTCAACACTTATGGCCTATCTAGTGTTTCCGCTAGTCGGGAAAATGAAGGTGAACCGAGTGCTGAGAGTGTATTCGATGACTTGTCCAAATGCTTGGAAAACCTGCGGAGTGAAAGTGAGAGAATAGTTTGTTACCAAGAGGCTGAAGCCACTGCGGAAAGCAATTGTGTCCCAGAACCTGTGTCTCTCAAAATGAGTCTATCATCCTTACAGACACGTCACCATAATGAGCCAGTTACGACTGATGTCAACTTACTGATGGCAGAACCTGGATTGCTTGAACGTGAGCTTGCCTACAACTGTGTTGAGAACAGTAACCATCTTCAACCCAATGAAGTCTCATATGGACATATATCTTCACTACCTCATAATGTTTtagtccctccctctgtctcctccccccATAAACtccccattgagacccagagaaGTGAGCAGCCAGTAGCACAGAGCTCTGCTCAGAGTTACTGGTCACCTGTACAAAGTGTATCATCAGTGCCATGTCTGCAGAAAATACCAGGCCAAGCGCCAGGGCTTGATTTTGCCCTGCCTAGTCCAGTTCCGGTAGCAAATTTTGTAGAGCAAGCGGCCACTACCGTGGGTTTCACCCAATGCCAGCTGTTATATGGGCCAACTACGTCAGGGACTAATGGAGTAGAATTACAATCTGCTCCTTTTGAGCAGCCTACTGTGGAAGCAATGAATGAACACATTGTTATTGATTCAAGTTCTGAGGAGCTCGAGTATTCAGAGTTATCTGATAGTGACACAATGGAGGAATGCTATCGTATCTTCATGGAGGAAGCCAACAAGGGTGATGAGGGATCGACAGACCAGGCTTGTACACCT GTAGGAGCTGTGGATGTGGAGACACCAGGGTTAGCAGTGAAACCCAAACCGTTGCCAGGACCCAGGAAGAGGGTGGCCCATGTGTCCAGATATACTGAG CCACCGGTGGGCAAAAGCAAAGCCCAGGTGATCGTTCCTTTCCGAGGAGGAGCCCCCCAGTTGTCCAACCCCTCTAAGATCCATCAACTGCAGCAGAGGGCCTCCGTTTTGTCCGCTGCTCTGAAAGGAGGCCAGGCGTTCATCTCCTCCAACTCACAGAGAAAAATGGTGATGCTGCCTTCTCCTGCTCATCAGGCCAGTCATCAGGCCACCCACCATCCAGTTCAATACCTCATTCACCAGCCAACTCACCAAACTACTATGCAAAACT CCTGTGTGAACGTCATACCTGTGGGAACAGCCATCCAGGTGGGCAACAACCTGCATTTCATCCTCYCAGAGGGAAGCTACACTCTGCCCATCACTTCAGCTAATTCTCCAGTCACCCCAGTCCATACCCCAGTCCATACTCCAGTTACCCCTGTTCCTGTACAACCTCAGCCTACTGCCTATATCCCTGCTAAG CCCATTCCTACCAAACGAAAAGCCAAGACGCGTCCTGAGGTCAGCGCCAAAGTCCCACATGATGTACGGCAGCGCTATGTAAACCTGTTTGTAGAGGAATTCCTCAAAACGTCCGTCACTGTACAAGATGCTTTTGAAAAG GCTCTTGCTGAGGAGAAGACTGTGTATGATCGCAGCATCAACAAACTCAAGTATCTGAGTGTTGCAGTGAATGCACTGAAGAGGCTGAAGAACCAGAGCACCGTCTCTGTCAAAG CTGGAAATGAAACTAATGTCCAGCTGTCCAAAGGAAATATTCCACTCAATGAAAAAGCACTTTGGGCAAATG GAGATGTTGCATTGTATGACAGTTTGAAGGAGCACATTCTGTCAGAGGAGATATTGACGGAGAATAACTATCCTCTTCAGCACCCAGAGAAATCTGGCAGTGCCATACTGTACCGTGAAGACTATAAAAAGGCAATCACTGATT CTTTGAAGAGGATTTGCTGTCGGTGTGGGGCCACTTACTCTGTGAACCAAGTGGGAAAGCACACTCGCAAGGAGGAGTGCAACTACCACTATGGGAAAGGAGTTGAGAAGAAGG TTCCAGGTGGAGTGGAAACCCGCTACAGCTGCTGTGAAGGTGTGGCTGGGTGCCCTGGATGCCAAGTCTTCAAG CTGCATGTCCATGATGCAGTTAGCCTGGATGGCTTTGTCAGTACCCTTCCTAGGCCTGCCTCTGACAAGGGATGCCCGGGTGTGTTCTCAGTCGACTGTGAAATG tgCTATACCACTCAAGGTCTAGAGCTGGCCAGAGTGACTGTTGTTAACTCCAGTTTGCAGGTCATCTATGACACCTTTGTGAAACCTGATAATGACGTCATTGACTACAACACCAG GTTTTCAGGCATCAATGAAGCTGATGTGAAAGGAACAAGCTCGTCCATCCGAGACGTTCAGGAGACTCTACTGAGCTTTGTCAGTGCAGAGACTATACTGATCGGCTACGGCTTGGAATCTGACCTCTGTGCACTGAAG CTGCTCCATGGCACCGTGGTGGACACCTCTGTGTCGTTCCCCCACCGCCTGGGCCTGCCTCATAAGATGACCCTCCACAATCTGACAGCAGACTACCTCAGGAGGATCATCCAGGAGAGTG TGGGTGGCCATGACTCAGCAGAAGATGCTGCTGCCTGTATGGAGCTCATGCTGTGGAAGGTCAAAGAAGATGGCAAAACTAAACGATGGTGA
- the LOC111973703 gene encoding T-cell acute lymphocytic leukemia protein 2-like, with translation MTRKVFTNTRERWRQHNVNTAFAELRKLIPTHPPEKKLSKNEILRLAMRYINFLVQLLESQSGQPALHSPTALLTFLRGNVECLHSSSLTWGLASDTDALSPGSSCDSTDAW, from the coding sequence ATGACCAGAAAGGTGTTCACCAACACACGGGAGCGCTGGCGGCAGCACAACGTCAACACTGCCTTCGCTGAGCTCCGCAAGCTCATCCCCACCCACCCGCCAGAGAAGAAGCTGAGCAAGAACGAGATCCTGCGGCTGGCCATGCGCTACATCAACTTCCTGGTGCAGCTGCTGGAGAGCCAGAGTGGCCAGCCTGCCTTGCACTCCCCCACAGCCCTGCTCACCTTCCTCAGGGGCAACGTGGAatgtctccactcctcctcacTGACCTGGGGCCTGGCCAGCGACACTGACGCCCTCTCCCCTGGATCAAGCTGTGACAGCACCGATGCCTGGTAG
- the LOC111973670 gene encoding RNA exonuclease 1 homolog isoform X2, with protein MFDNTLYGSPVTAAGVWKTHSTSINGAPQVNEAKDPCLLELERINKEIETVKNEVEKEQRRLSRYQTVQVDSERTGSKKVLIAKSETPGKDLNGNSVKSKHRQSTTVYSPARRKYVVDNSKPRTDLEYDPLSNFSASLRSSGCFEYKPGNEQKVRSGQGVKRMRENVCKEDQTKPPSQEFTASPASSNKLVDDSEEEEGVLIIDIPPLESDIKKCRAQKPCKITTNQSQEIKEEDHTVFVPTVAHAPLSIPLPVSTPGPEVVEVLSPPAVSEIVKDDNLNTYGLSSVSASRENEGEPSAESVFDDLSKCLENLRSESERIVCYQEAEATAESNCVPEPVSLKMSLSSLQTRHHNEPVTTDVNLLMAEPGLLERELAYNCVENSNHLQPNEVSYGHISSLPHNVLVPPSVSSPHKLPIETQRSEQPVAQSSAQSYWSPVQSVSSVPCLQKIPGQAPGLDFALPSPVPVANFVEQAATTVGFTQCQLLYGPTTSGTNGVELQSAPFEQPTVEAMNEHIVIDSSSEELEYSELSDSDTMEECYRIFMEEANKGDEGSTDQACTPVGAVDVETPGLAVKPKPLPGPRKRVAHVSRYTEPPVGKSKAQVIVPFRGGAPQLSNPSKIHQLQQRASVLSAALKGGQAFISSNSQRKMVMLPSPAHQASHQATHHPVQYLIHQPTHQTTMQNSCVNVIPVGTAIQVGNNLHFILXEGSYTLPITSANSPVTPVHTPVHTPVTPVPVQPQPTAYIPAKPIPTKRKAKTRPEVSAKVPHDVRQRYVNLFVEEFLKTSVTVQDAFEKALAEEKTVYDRSINKLKYLSVAVNALKRLKNQSTVSVKAGNETNVQLSKGNIPLNEKALWANGDVALYDSLKEHILSEEILTENNYPLQHPEKSGSAILYREDYKKAITDSLKRICCRCGATYSVNQVGKHTRKEECNYHYGKGVEKKVPGGVETRYSCCEGVAGCPGCQVFKLHVHDAVSLDGFVSTLPRPASDKGCPGVFSVDCEMCYTTQGLELARVTVVNSSLQVIYDTFVKPDNDVIDYNTRFSGINEADVKGTSSSIRDVQETLLSFVSAETILIGYGLESDLCALKLLHGTVVDTSVSFPHRLGLPHKMTLHNLTADYLRRIIQESVGGHDSAEDAAACMELMLWKVKEDGKTKRW; from the exons ATGTTTGACAACACCCTGTATGGCTCACCGGTAACAGCAGCAG GTGTTTGGAAAACTCATTCCACTTCCATCAATGGAGCTCCACAGGTCAATGAAGCCAAAGACCCTTGCCTTTTGGAGTTGGAGAGGATCAACAAAGAAATTGAGACTGTGAAGAATGAGGTTGAGAAGGAGCAAAGGAGATTATCTCGTTACCAAACTGTGCAGGTGGACAGTGAAAGAACAGGGTCCAAGAAAGTCTTGATTGCCAAATCTGAAACACCAGGTAAAGATCTGAATGGAAATAGCGTAAAGTCTAAACACAGGCAGTCAACTACAGTCTATTCTCCTGCCCGGAGGAAGTATGTGGTTGACAATTCCAAACCCAGGACTGATTTGGAATATGACCCCTTGTCCAACTTCTCAGCTTCTTTGCGATCTAGTGGTTGTTTTGAGTACAAACCAGGTAATGAGCAGAAAGTGAGAAGTGGGCAAGGTgtgaagaggatgagagagaatgtTTGTAAGGAGGACCAAACTAAGCCACCATCTCAAGAGTTCACTGCCTCACCAGCTAGTAGTAACAAGTTAGTTGATGActctgaagaagaagaaggggtCCTCATCATTGATATTCCACCTCTGGAGAGCGATATAAAGAAGTGTCGGGCTCAGAAGCCCTGTAAGATCACCACAAACCAATCACAGGAAATCAAAGAGGAAGACCACACTGTTTTTGTTCCTACTGTGGCTCATGCTCCACTTAGTATTCCACTTCCTGTGTCCACTCCTGGTCCTGAAGTAGTCGAAGTCCTATCCCCACCTGCAGTGTCTGAGATTGTGAAAGATGATAACCTCAACACTTATGGCCTATCTAGTGTTTCCGCTAGTCGGGAAAATGAAGGTGAACCGAGTGCTGAGAGTGTATTCGATGACTTGTCCAAATGCTTGGAAAACCTGCGGAGTGAAAGTGAGAGAATAGTTTGTTACCAAGAGGCTGAAGCCACTGCGGAAAGCAATTGTGTCCCAGAACCTGTGTCTCTCAAAATGAGTCTATCATCCTTACAGACACGTCACCATAATGAGCCAGTTACGACTGATGTCAACTTACTGATGGCAGAACCTGGATTGCTTGAACGTGAGCTTGCCTACAACTGTGTTGAGAACAGTAACCATCTTCAACCCAATGAAGTCTCATATGGACATATATCTTCACTACCTCATAATGTTTtagtccctccctctgtctcctccccccATAAACtccccattgagacccagagaaGTGAGCAGCCAGTAGCACAGAGCTCTGCTCAGAGTTACTGGTCACCTGTACAAAGTGTATCATCAGTGCCATGTCTGCAGAAAATACCAGGCCAAGCGCCAGGGCTTGATTTTGCCCTGCCTAGTCCAGTTCCGGTAGCAAATTTTGTAGAGCAAGCGGCCACTACCGTGGGTTTCACCCAATGCCAGCTGTTATATGGGCCAACTACGTCAGGGACTAATGGAGTAGAATTACAATCTGCTCCTTTTGAGCAGCCTACTGTGGAAGCAATGAATGAACACATTGTTATTGATTCAAGTTCTGAGGAGCTCGAGTATTCAGAGTTATCTGATAGTGACACAATGGAGGAATGCTATCGTATCTTCATGGAGGAAGCCAACAAGGGTGATGAGGGATCGACAGACCAGGCTTGTACACCT GTAGGAGCTGTGGATGTGGAGACACCAGGGTTAGCAGTGAAACCCAAACCGTTGCCAGGACCCAGGAAGAGGGTGGCCCATGTGTCCAGATATACTGAG CCACCGGTGGGCAAAAGCAAAGCCCAGGTGATCGTTCCTTTCCGAGGAGGAGCCCCCCAGTTGTCCAACCCCTCTAAGATCCATCAACTGCAGCAGAGGGCCTCCGTTTTGTCCGCTGCTCTGAAAGGAGGCCAGGCGTTCATCTCCTCCAACTCACAGAGAAAAATGGTGATGCTGCCTTCTCCTGCTCATCAGGCCAGTCATCAGGCCACCCACCATCCAGTTCAATACCTCATTCACCAGCCAACTCACCAAACTACTATGCAAAACT CCTGTGTGAACGTCATACCTGTGGGAACAGCCATCCAGGTGGGCAACAACCTGCATTTCATCCTCYCAGAGGGAAGCTACACTCTGCCCATCACTTCAGCTAATTCTCCAGTCACCCCAGTCCATACCCCAGTCCATACTCCAGTTACCCCTGTTCCTGTACAACCTCAGCCTACTGCCTATATCCCTGCTAAG CCCATTCCTACCAAACGAAAAGCCAAGACGCGTCCTGAGGTCAGCGCCAAAGTCCCACATGATGTACGGCAGCGCTATGTAAACCTGTTTGTAGAGGAATTCCTCAAAACGTCCGTCACTGTACAAGATGCTTTTGAAAAG GCTCTTGCTGAGGAGAAGACTGTGTATGATCGCAGCATCAACAAACTCAAGTATCTGAGTGTTGCAGTGAATGCACTGAAGAGGCTGAAGAACCAGAGCACCGTCTCTGTCAAAG CTGGAAATGAAACTAATGTCCAGCTGTCCAAAGGAAATATTCCACTCAATGAAAAAGCACTTTGGGCAAATG GAGATGTTGCATTGTATGACAGTTTGAAGGAGCACATTCTGTCAGAGGAGATATTGACGGAGAATAACTATCCTCTTCAGCACCCAGAGAAATCTGGCAGTGCCATACTGTACCGTGAAGACTATAAAAAGGCAATCACTGATT CTTTGAAGAGGATTTGCTGTCGGTGTGGGGCCACTTACTCTGTGAACCAAGTGGGAAAGCACACTCGCAAGGAGGAGTGCAACTACCACTATGGGAAAGGAGTTGAGAAGAAGG TTCCAGGTGGAGTGGAAACCCGCTACAGCTGCTGTGAAGGTGTGGCTGGGTGCCCTGGATGCCAAGTCTTCAAG CTGCATGTCCATGATGCAGTTAGCCTGGATGGCTTTGTCAGTACCCTTCCTAGGCCTGCCTCTGACAAGGGATGCCCGGGTGTGTTCTCAGTCGACTGTGAAATG tgCTATACCACTCAAGGTCTAGAGCTGGCCAGAGTGACTGTTGTTAACTCCAGTTTGCAGGTCATCTATGACACCTTTGTGAAACCTGATAATGACGTCATTGACTACAACACCAG GTTTTCAGGCATCAATGAAGCTGATGTGAAAGGAACAAGCTCGTCCATCCGAGACGTTCAGGAGACTCTACTGAGCTTTGTCAGTGCAGAGACTATACTGATCGGCTACGGCTTGGAATCTGACCTCTGTGCACTGAAG CTGCTCCATGGCACCGTGGTGGACACCTCTGTGTCGTTCCCCCACCGCCTGGGCCTGCCTCATAAGATGACCCTCCACAATCTGACAGCAGACTACCTCAGGAGGATCATCCAGGAGAGTG TGGGTGGCCATGACTCAGCAGAAGATGCTGCTGCCTGTATGGAGCTCATGCTGTGGAAGGTCAAAGAAGATGGCAAAACTAAACGATGGTGA